The nucleotide sequence CGCAAAATTTCAAAGTTTTAGTATGCTGGTCGCATAGGCTCTCGGTAGAGCCGATATTGACGTTATCACTGCATTGCGCAAGCGCGAAATAAGTACCCAAATACTGCACGACCGCTGATGGTCGTGACGCAAAATGCCGGCCCGCTACCGCTCACATAACGGTGAAATACGTCGAGACGCTGCTGGAAGACTCCGCTAGTAGCACTTGACAACCGAAAGCACGCTATGTTTGCCAACTTTGTCACGTTGTGCTGTAAGGTTTGTCATAGCACGTTTGTCCAGCGTTTCTTTCTACGTTTTGTAGTTCGAGTTACAATATCGTCCATCGCGTCAGTGGACCATTACCCGAAAGTGTGCGCAAGTCAAACAAAAGCACTGCAATAACTTCGGTAGCACTGATGGTGTTGTGAAAAGCAATCACCACGGTCGCTGAGACGCGCGTGAAAACGCGtgtgcgcaaattacgcgatttgttgttttcttctcaTTTTTAGTACTAAActaggggtgcgcaaattacgtGATGACGCAAGATAAGCAAATAAATACGGTATGTCGAAGGGTCACATGCACCTTGGAGCAGTTGGGAGCGTGTGCAGCACGTGCTTTTATCCGACGCTCTTTTGCGTGAGTGTGCAATACTTCTCCTGAGACGCTGCACCTCGTAGTAACCGTCCACATCGCGCCAATCGCGTCCTTCGACCCAACTGGATTTCCATGAAATCCAGTGgaaaacgaaggattccgcggaatcgcggaaaacccggggccttaACCATACTATGACATAGTTGCACTGCAAACATGTTTTTTAGTGGGGAAGCATCATTGCAAAATGCTTGCTTACCAGTTATGCACCATGAGTTTCTGCACACAGAGCAATGCTTCGTATCGGACATTCGGGTCTTCGTGGCTGAGCAGCTGCATCACCATTTGTTTGCCGCCAAGCTTCTCTATCACCCTTGAATATCACACAGCAAAGTTTCAGCTCATCTGTATACTTGGTAACTAGTAGATAAAATGATCCCTGTTCCTTACTGCAAGTCGCAGGAGGGCAACAAGTTACGAAATAATGTTGTTTAAGTCCACCACTCACTGTTTCCCACGTGGATAGTGCCGCACATAGTCACCAACATCGTGCGCTGCAACGCTCAAAACTAGTGGGTCTTTGCTCGACTCGAGGAGGTGAACGAGGATCCTGAAAGGCAAATGAATAAGTTGCACATCCTTCAATGTAGTGCGGTAAGAATCATGTTGAACTAAGGACAACTTCTGGGCACCCTGTCTAATAAGTCATGAAGAACAAGACAATGTAAGAGTCGAAAGTTCATACTTGAGCAGTTCATAATTCCTTTCATTGAGCTTGTCTGCATTCTCTCTCCAGAACTTGTCGGAACTGTGCACTGGGCCCCACTCGAGACGGCCTGATTTGATCTCTGTGGCGTACTCGTCAAAGGAACTGGAGAAGATCAAATGCTGCGCTATCACCACCAAGCGCTAGACAGTGTACGCCGTTACTGCTAGCATATTACAGTATCTCGCTTCGCACGTGTTGCATTGTTACCTCATATCCTGGACACTAGCGTTCAGCTTCTCGTCCAGAAATTCAATGTCCTCGACAATGTCAGTGTCATCAAACTTCTTGCCCTGCAGAATTTCCAGCTGCTTGAACACCTTGCATTGCACCATTGCTATGGCATTGTCTCGCTGGATCTCTGTGTCTTCTGGTTTCTCGATCAAGTTCTGCACAGTAAAAATGTAAGCCAGCTCGGTCAAAAGGTGCAAAGCTGATATACAAGGTGTCTCGCCAAGTCTCTGTCTTTCGTGTTCCTGTCAAGGTAATGCGACCTTTCATTCCGCAACAAGACAGTTTTGCACTTTGCAAAAATTTGCTATGCTCGTCAAAATAGCCCACAGATGGCGTCACAGTTTCCCGGAGAAACCTCGAGCAGTCAAACATCCTTCTCAAAGCAGCGCCGTAGCACCACAAAGAGAGAGACGCACTGGTGCGCTCTGCACCCTCCAAAGGGTTAAAACAGAGCCCTGGAGAGGTATGTTATAAGGCTTTAGGCAGCAACGAGCAGTGAATATGGCACTTTCTGCTCACCCCTTAGCTACAGCTAAGGTTTTGTTGGCATTGTTGGCTTGGCTTAGCTTGGCTTGGCTTAGGGTGGATGGCAGTATCTACAGTTCAGGATCACAAACAGAGTAATCAGTAGCAGTAAACCGCAACCCACCCTGAAGGTTGCGAGGATAATTCGGGTTACTTTCTCCTTCCCGGATTCACTCAGTATGTCGGCCAGGATGGGAATCACGCTGAACCTGTGTAGAAAAAAGATATTTCTCGATACGCTTATCTTTTTTGCATGTAGCCATAGAAGGACAAACTGAACCGGCGTAGCATACTTATTCATCTTCTCAGCTAAGGTTGGATTGAAGGTCATCACCCAAAGGCAAAAAGTGAGCTGGTACTGGATCTGGAAGTTCACACGTCCGGCAAGAACAGTCACTAATCTGAAGGAAATAGAAAGTTTTATATATTGAGTACTGGCAATGTTCCCGACTAAATGAAATTTTATACGTATTGTTTTTTGTGGTAATCCTACTAGTCAGTGTTGTAATTGTTCTTTCTAAAAACAAACAGGCAAGGCAGCAAAAGAGCCACTCTGCAAGAATCTTTTTCCCCACTTTGACTGTCGCAAAGTATGCAGCACTGAAGGAGGTGCTGGTATACATTTACCGTTGTTTACATGCCTATCTGCATACCACATGCTCAGTGTAGCTAGGTATTTGCAGGAACATTCAGAGAATCATTTGTTTTTACTGCGCCGTAACATTTCATGGATGTTCTTGCATATATTCATCGCAAACTGTAGCTTACCAAAATGAACAATCTTATTAAGGACATCCGACTTTACCAGCTACGTAAAGTCGTAAGTTACAACATTTCCCCCGCTCTCCTTTTGCGATTGTTCGCCGAGTCAGTGGGTTGATCTCATCAACAGCTGCGTCCAAACTGTACTTACGTCGATATTCCATCAACAGCAACAAACGCTAGTCTGTATTCATCGATCCGAAGCATCATCTGCAAGCACCTTGCCACTGACTGAATGTACTCATTATTCTGCAAAGAGACATTCCATTCTGCTCACAAATCTGCTCAAAATAGTACAGAAGTGAGTTCGCCGACTGAGATTTATACCCACAGGCATCCTCAGCTGGTCTCGAAGCCAAGTGAGGTAGTACTGCAGGTCCGCGCCATCCATCAGCTCTTGGCTCCAGCAGGCAATCTTTGCAAGAATTCTGCTGgtctgagagagagaaagaaagcaaCACAAATTGAGTAAGTGCTACACGGTTGTAAGGAACACCAGATATGTACGCAGCAGATATACACGAACCATGTTCACAATAAACCCGTCTGGACGTTCGAGCAGGCTGAGGAAAGGTGTCCACGCAGCCTCCTTTTTCTTACGGCAGAAATCCTTGAAGATCTCCACACGTGTCTTGTCCTCCTGTCAGGAGAGAACAATACATATGCACAATGCATAACACCTGGGGTGGCTCCACGTCTACGGGTTTTCCCGGCGactttaatccaagtgccagctaaataaatccatgccccataaaatttgcatggcacatggattaatttcgatggcacttggattaaaatcggcggAAAAACCTGTAGTCTCCTCAGATCCTCGGTATCTGGTGTTTCAAATGTGCAgcttgatgttgttgttgtttttttaaccATTACCCAGACTTATGCCATTCACGGGTCAAACAAAGACCGACCACAGTTTCTCGAAGAGGTATTGTTGAGAAATCTCACTGAGAAGTTGTTGTCTGTCTTTGTTTGACCATGTCTCTCTGTGCCCTTCACCGTAATGTGTGTAGTTCGTTTTTCTTGTTTACTTCCAAAACTGTCAGGCATTGCCGAATGAATAATTATACGCAGCATCTACACATAGCAAATAGTTGGACGAAACCTTGGGCTCACAACTGGTGGGCGGTTCCAGACTCGCTTTGATGCAAACTCACCTGAAGCATTTCATCCAGCATAATGAGCAGGTACTGAATGGTTTGGTCTTTAGATATTTGCACCAGAAGATTGAAAAAGGTGCGTGCACACTGTAGACGCTGCTGTTGCAAGAGGATGGCACGGGTCTCGAGACTGCCCTGGTCAAATTCGACGATAAATTTGTAGTCCTCTTCGGAAATCATCTGGCTCCTGCATGGGAGTAAAAACGTTCACTCCCATGTAACACTGAAGAATTGCGAAGTTACACAGAGGCATAAGGTACAAAGAAACGTACTGTAAATATGACTGCCAGTTAACCCGCTGCTGTCGTATCTCATTTGCACGCTGGTGCAGCACACTCGTAGCGGCCAGTACacctaaaaaagaaaataattgatgAAGTGACCCTGTGTGCGAGTATAATGTTGTGAAGCTGCTGGTTACATAATGACGAAAAACCACCAATCAGTGTTCAGAACCACTACGTCGGCACTCTTGCCAGTGCAGAGAGCATTCCTTGTTCAGTGTGTTCTACGCGAACCTTGGCAATGTTCACTTGATCTTGAAGTGTGTAAGTGAAGCACAGGGGAAACGTAGTGCGCAATGGGATGGGAGTACCCGCACCGCTACGACTGTTACTGTCGTTGCCTAATACTGCTATACAGTAACGATGTGATGGTATAAGGCAAAACACCAACCTCCTTTTTCAATGTCATCAGGCAAAGCAGTGAGAACACCACCGATTGTGCTTGAAAACGGCATATTCTTTCGAAGTTGATAGACGTAGCAGACGTCACGTGAGTACGAAGTTTTGTGCTTGGCCGGATATGAAGCTTTTAACACTTAATACCAACAGCACCCTCACCACCAAACGTGCCGTTTAAATTACTATGCTGGGCAAGTTTCATGCGCAGCGTTTTCTGTAATACTGGTGTTTGCTTATTTTCCGAGTATCTTCCTGCACGGCAACCACAGAGTTGACCGAAATCCAATGCGAAGCCGACGAAGCCTGCAAAGGTTGCTCTTCAGACTCACTATGATAAGATTGGCGCTGCATTCGGGCAAATTTACGCGCGTCTTTTTGCAGTTCTGGTTTCAACATGCCTGTTTGTGGTTGTCGTTATTTGCCTATTTGTGCTGATCCTGTACAGCGTTACAGCAATGCCCAGCGAGGCTCGTTCGCGAGCAAACGGAATATACAACAGCGATGTACGAGGAGTGGCGGATAAATTTAATAcgaaatattttattcaataatAAAATAAGTGCTTCTCTATCACACCTGTGGTCAGGCAGTCTGGCAGGCACActaattaatcaattaataGTTCATGCCTTTTCATCTCGAGACAACTCTGATCGACAGACACAAGGCACCATAGGAAGTTGCATAACTCTAGCTATACTGGGTACTTGTTCAGTAacagcatttaaaaaaaaaaaaaactcgattGTATTGAGCAGATACCTCCTTTTAGAAACTTATTTATTCTTCAACAGTTTTCTGGAAATCACTAACGAAGACTGAATTATCTGAGCTTCTACGTGTGTGTCTAACATAACTTAGGGGGGTAACATCAAACAGGGGCGGATATAGAATTTTTCTGAGAGAGGGGCAAAGCTTTGGCCAGCGTAGTCGATACGCGATCTAGGTAAactaaacactatgtgaagacagaaattgaggagggggtcaggacatcctgaaCCCCCCACACCCTTTGGACCCGCCCCTGACCTCACAGCTGCCTCCTGCATACAGATCCTGCAGTTTCGCAAGGGACTGCCACAACACACGGAATCAGGGGGTCACTGACACATGCTGACAATGACTAACCGTAGAGTACCTCAATTTGTCTGCGACAACCCAACCCGCATGGAGCTTAGCACCGAGCCAAACGCGCGCACCTGCGGATGCTAACAGGCCACTGGAGGCTACTTTGAGCTGAAGATTCCGCCTAATTCCTTCGGGCTATGGTTCACATTATTATTTACTTCTGGGTGCTGTTGGTATTCGCTGGCACAGTGCTGAATGTGGTAAGAACGAACGTTCACTTTCAAATATAAGCTCTTTAAGAAGAATGAGTACAATCTTGCAAACTCCCCCTTGGAAGAATAAAGCCCTCTTGAGGGTTCCAGTTGGAAGTAACCATTAGGCTTCCTTCCGAGTCttcggagttttttttttttttttgcatattcgGAAGGTTGTTTACGGAGTTTATTATTTTCCTATATTTCAGAGTTTGATTTCGTTTGTTTACAGCTGATTCACTACCCGTCGTTTGAAGAAAAAACAACGAGGACTGTGAAAAGACGTATATGCTCACAAAAACTATAAGAAGCTGCCTTGAAAAACGTGTACTGTTCTACGGCAGAATTTCCATACAGTTccagtgctgggaaatggctgAAATGACCTCAAAATGCTCTCAAATTGCGCTTAGTTCGCTTTTTGACTTTTTATCCTTTTTGGTGTTTTCTTTTTAGTGTAAATGATTATAATTGAAATAATGATTGCTCAGCGATATGAAAGCTGACTATCATGAGTGTACTTCTTTTCTGCGAGCATGAACCTCCTAGATGTGCGTACAATGGTATAAGAGAATATGCGGTGTCGCACTCAAGGAACCCTGGGGACCTTGAATTTCTAGACTCCCCTGGGAGGAACGCGAAAGCCTCTGCATGTTGCGTATCCACAGATGTCGTGTCTGATGTCTTCGTGTCGTGCACAATAATTCTTTGAAGCCGTTCTATGTGGACGCAGAAAATGTATTTCTCTTGGCCTGTGCATCCTGTTAATACAATATACATTGCTTTTCAACAGGACCCCGAAGAAGATGAACCTGACGTATCGGTAGGTCTCAAAGCCACATTTACTACATTACACACGATGTTTCTTTTCATTCGTTACAGATCttaacaatagacctctccctgtttgcaaacaaatgacgtcatagtgttcgacagcgccaccaatttggtagagttgaactacgttcgaggctagggggcgaacaaggtcgtgcccgaaagctacagtcttgaggggattacggtggtcctcttccgatttgtttcggtttcagtttgtctaccaacgtccgtttctcgggtagaggtctattgtaaAAACACGCCTTGTCGACACGTACGAGTATGGGTGCGTTACCATAATTTTAATTACACACGCAGTGGG is from Ornithodoros turicata isolate Travis chromosome 8, ASM3712646v1, whole genome shotgun sequence and encodes:
- the LOC135366935 gene encoding V-type proton ATPase subunit H-like isoform X1, which translates into the protein MPRGKMETNSSKEDPSCDMAGSYERRRSDAELDEAMGTPESYFDRTRQSRRASLMAQLHIQLLEQKDHQREQQGVLAATSVLHQRANEIRQQRVNWQSYLQSQMISEEDYKFIVEFDQGSLETRAILLQQQRLQCARTFFNLLVQISKDQTIQYLLIMLDEMLQEDKTRVEIFKDFCRKKKEAAWTPFLSLLERPDGFIVNMTSRILAKIACWSQELMDGADLQYYLTWLRDQLRMPNNEYIQSVARCLQMMLRIDEYRLAFVAVDGISTLVTVLAGRVNFQIQYQLTFCLWVMTFNPTLAEKMNKFSVIPILADILSESGKEKVTRIILATFRNLIEKPEDTEIQRDNAIAMVQCKVFKQLEILQGKKFDDTDIVEDIEFLDEKLNASVQDMSSFDEYATEIKSGRLEWGPVHSSDKFWRENADKLNERNYELLKILVHLLESSKDPLVLSVAAHDVGDYVRHYPRGKQVIEKLGGKQMVMQLLSHEDPNVRYEALLCVQKLMVHNWEYLGKQLEKETSSRASQIAGRS
- the LOC135366935 gene encoding V-type proton ATPase subunit H-like isoform X2, which encodes MPFSSTIGGVLTALPDDIEKGGVLAATSVLHQRANEIRQQRVNWQSYLQSQMISEEDYKFIVEFDQGSLETRAILLQQQRLQCARTFFNLLVQISKDQTIQYLLIMLDEMLQEDKTRVEIFKDFCRKKKEAAWTPFLSLLERPDGFIVNMTSRILAKIACWSQELMDGADLQYYLTWLRDQLRMPNNEYIQSVARCLQMMLRIDEYRLAFVAVDGISTLVTVLAGRVNFQIQYQLTFCLWVMTFNPTLAEKMNKFSVIPILADILSESGKEKVTRIILATFRNLIEKPEDTEIQRDNAIAMVQCKVFKQLEILQGKKFDDTDIVEDIEFLDEKLNASVQDMSSFDEYATEIKSGRLEWGPVHSSDKFWRENADKLNERNYELLKILVHLLESSKDPLVLSVAAHDVGDYVRHYPRGKQVIEKLGGKQMVMQLLSHEDPNVRYEALLCVQKLMVHNWEYLGKQLEKETSSRASQIAGRS